AATATCCTATAGATGAAATCAAGTATTCAATTCCTTGATCAATGTTACCCGATCGAAACAAATGACTCCCTAGAATTCTAGTTCCAATCGCTCTTGCAAATTCGTCCTCCTTTTCGGAAGCATCCATTAATAGTTCAATTGCAATAACTTTAACTGAATCCAAATCCGATCTGAGGTAATTATTCCACAATTCTAAGCCTAGTTCAGCCTTATGACGAATATCATCTTCGTTTAAAAATTCTGAATAACTTATTTGAGCACGAGAATTTTGCGAAATAAAAAATTGCGTAAAAAGTATCAGCGAATAAATTCGAAAATTCCTCATAGTGGTTCCGGTCAAAAAAGACATTGCAAGGATAAACAACAATCGTTACTTTTGCAACAAAATAAATAAATATGTCAAACGCACTAAATAAAGTTCCTGAAGCAGTAAACGAGCCTGTTAGGGCTTATGCACCAGGATCTTCAGAACATACAAACTTAATTGATACGTACAAAAGAATGTACAATCAAGACCCTATCGATGTACCTATGTATATTGGTGGTAAAGAAGTTCGTACAGATAATAAAATGCCGATGACTCCTCCGCATGAACATGGAAAGGTATTGGGTCATTTTAATTATGGCGATGCATCTCACGTAAATGACGCAATTGATGCTGCAATGGCTGCGAAAGAGGAATGGGCAAACCTTCCATGGGAACATCGTGCTGCTATCTTTTTAAAGGCTGCTGATTTGTTGGCTGGACCATTCAGAGATAGAATGAATGCTTCAACTATGTTGGCACAATCTAAAAATGTATTTCAAGCAGAAATTGATGCGGCATGTGAATTAATTGACTTTTTCAAATTCAACGTTCAATATATTACTCAAATCTATAGTGAACAACCGGATTCATTACCAGGAATGTGGAACAGATTAGAATACCGTCCTTTAGAAGGATTTGTATTTGCTATTACTCCATTCAACTTTACTTCTATTTGTGCAAACCTATGTGCTGCTCCAGCAATGATGGGAAACACAATTGTATGGAAGCCAGCTGAATCTCAAATGTATTCTGCTCAA
This sequence is a window from Flavobacteriales bacterium. Protein-coding genes within it:
- a CDS encoding aldehyde dehydrogenase family protein, translated to MSNALNKVPEAVNEPVRAYAPGSSEHTNLIDTYKRMYNQDPIDVPMYIGGKEVRTDNKMPMTPPHEHGKVLGHFNYGDASHVNDAIDAAMAAKEEWANLPWEHRAAIFLKAADLLAGPFRDRMNASTMLAQSKNVFQAEIDAACELIDFFKFNVQYITQIYSEQPDSLPGMWNRLEYRPLEGFVFAITPFNFTSICANLCAAPAMMGNTIVWKPAESQMYSAQVIMELFKAAGLPDGVINLISVDGPVAGDVVFKHRDFAGLHFTGSTGVFRHLWQEIGNNIGNYKSYPRVVGETGGKDFIMVHKSSDPAQVATAITRGSFEFQGQKCSASSRAYVPNNIWDEVKSIIVEQVNSFKMGSPEDTSNFINAVIDEKSFDNI